The proteins below are encoded in one region of Halodesulfovibrio sp. MK-HDV:
- a CDS encoding DUF721 domain-containing protein, with protein MEHSASKMLKKLLYEKGGDRNMPLVPLWQNWDMVMGEELAELGRPLGHKNRTIIIGAEDNMAQYELSAQTYDVLERVNAFLGKDMFDTVQVELMRGREALDDITMPTFEKALVKIPPRPDDLGDLEHILDPESPVTKCYKKYVAMYDGKKYE; from the coding sequence ATGGAACATAGCGCAAGCAAAATGCTTAAGAAGCTTCTGTATGAGAAGGGCGGAGACCGCAACATGCCACTTGTGCCATTATGGCAGAATTGGGACATGGTTATGGGCGAGGAGCTGGCAGAGCTTGGTCGTCCTTTGGGTCATAAAAACCGTACGATTATTATTGGTGCTGAAGATAATATGGCTCAGTACGAACTTTCTGCGCAAACATATGATGTTCTTGAGCGGGTGAATGCATTTCTTGGAAAAGATATGTTTGATACTGTGCAGGTCGAGTTGATGCGGGGGCGAGAGGCTCTTGATGATATTACTATGCCGACGTTTGAAAAAGCACTGGTAAAAATTCCACCACGGCCTGATGATCTTGGAGATCTAGAACATATCCTTGATCCTGAATCACCTGTGACTAAGTGTTACAAAAAATATGTTGCGATGTATGACGGGAAAAAATATGAGTAA
- a CDS encoding cobyrinate a,c-diamide synthase translates to MTLPRLIIAGLSGGTGKTITSLGTTRAWSRKGLCIKPFKKGPDYIDAKWLALAAQNPCTNLDPYLLDNATLNALFATTATGYDGALIEGNRGLFDGKDVTGTCSTAELARIINTPVILAMDCTKMTRTAAAILTGMLNFEEGVHIAGVVLNRTATDRHRSILRQTIEHYTDVPVLGCLPKIKNNPIPERHMGLISNAEYEGTNSALEQVANIIEEHLDVEKMWEIASSAPKLPEQPNVWDVVEKVSTGANATSKVDSPCTTTMPNCPEVDPTITPRIGYVHDDALWFYYDENLQALQHAGAQLIRLSITSDKDWPEIDALYLGGGFPETMHESITANKKICEHVRALAENEMPIYAECGGFMYLCKALIQDSATSPMTGVLPVQTQLCKRPQGLGYIDAEVIEPNPYHPLGSVVRGHEFHYSKCIVDNGQPTFGFRMSKGFGMGERLDGLIYKNVFASYTHLFALGEPHWAVNFVRAAKEFKTGNPVSIAK, encoded by the coding sequence ATGACACTTCCACGACTCATTATTGCCGGACTCAGCGGCGGTACAGGCAAAACCATCACAAGTCTTGGCACTACAAGAGCGTGGAGCCGTAAAGGACTATGTATCAAGCCTTTCAAAAAAGGGCCTGATTACATTGATGCCAAATGGCTGGCGCTTGCTGCACAAAACCCTTGTACCAATCTCGACCCGTACCTTCTGGACAATGCGACCCTCAACGCCCTGTTTGCCACCACAGCGACAGGATATGATGGTGCGCTTATCGAAGGGAACCGTGGTCTGTTTGACGGTAAAGATGTGACGGGAACCTGCTCCACAGCAGAACTTGCCCGCATAATCAACACCCCCGTTATTCTTGCAATGGACTGTACCAAAATGACCCGTACAGCTGCTGCAATCCTCACAGGTATGCTCAACTTTGAAGAAGGTGTTCACATCGCAGGTGTGGTTCTTAACCGCACAGCAACAGACCGCCATCGTTCTATTCTGCGCCAGACAATTGAGCACTACACAGACGTGCCTGTGCTCGGCTGCTTACCAAAGATTAAGAACAACCCTATTCCAGAACGGCACATGGGACTTATTTCAAACGCAGAGTACGAAGGAACAAACTCCGCATTGGAGCAAGTTGCGAATATCATCGAAGAGCATCTTGATGTAGAAAAAATGTGGGAGATAGCTTCTAGCGCCCCAAAACTTCCTGAACAGCCCAACGTGTGGGACGTGGTAGAAAAGGTCTCTACAGGTGCAAATGCGACCTCTAAAGTAGACAGTCCATGCACAACCACAATGCCGAATTGTCCGGAAGTTGATCCAACCATTACGCCTCGCATCGGGTACGTGCATGACGACGCCTTGTGGTTCTATTACGATGAAAACCTGCAAGCCCTGCAACACGCAGGCGCACAACTCATCCGCTTATCCATTACATCCGATAAAGACTGGCCGGAAATTGATGCACTCTATCTAGGCGGCGGTTTCCCTGAAACCATGCACGAGTCCATCACTGCCAATAAAAAAATCTGCGAACACGTACGTGCGCTCGCAGAAAATGAAATGCCAATCTACGCCGAATGCGGCGGATTTATGTATCTATGCAAAGCCCTTATTCAGGATTCAGCAACATCACCTATGACTGGCGTGCTTCCTGTTCAAACTCAGCTGTGCAAGCGCCCTCAAGGGCTTGGATATATTGATGCAGAAGTTATTGAACCAAACCCGTATCATCCACTGGGTTCTGTAGTCCGCGGGCACGAATTTCATTATTCAAAATGTATTGTGGATAATGGACAGCCAACATTCGGCTTCCGTATGTCGAAAGGATTCGGAATGGGTGAGCGCTTAGACGGGCTTATCTACAAGAATGTTTTTGCATCCTACACCCACCTGTTCGCACTAGGCGAACCGCACTGGGCAGTGAACTTTGTTCGGGCGGCGAAGGAATTCAAAACAGGGAATCCGGTTTCTATCGCTAAGTAG
- the ahcY gene encoding adenosylhomocysteinase yields the protein MTDANRAIKLDLSLENKVADMSLADFGHKEMQISEREMPGLMQTIRKYGTEKPLTGLKVMGSLHMTIQTAMLIKTLHALGADIRWASCNIFSTQDHAAAAIVDSGMAKVFAWKGESLEEYWWCTEQALTWPDGSGPDLIVDDGGDATMLIHKGVEAEKDDSIVKKAYDNKEFQIVMDRIALSLQENPGKWTRIAKKIKGVSEETTTGVHRLYQMEKENALLFPAINVNDSVTKSKFDNLYGCRESLADGIKRATDVMIAGKSVVVLGYGDVGKGCAQSMRGFGARVAITEIDPICALQAAMEGYDVVTLEDMVGSADIFVTTTGNFNVITGAHMEMMKDEAIVCNIGHFDNEIEMAYLEGDNGCTVLNIKPQVDKWTLQSGRTIIVLAEGRLVNLGCATGHPSFVMSNSFTNQALAQLELAANDSLENKVYTLPKHLDEEVARLHLDRLDAKLTKLTEAQAEYLGIDQNGPFKADHYRY from the coding sequence ATGACTGACGCAAACCGCGCTATCAAGCTTGATCTGAGCCTTGAAAATAAAGTTGCTGACATGTCTCTTGCTGACTTCGGTCACAAAGAAATGCAGATTTCCGAACGTGAAATGCCGGGTCTCATGCAGACCATCAGAAAATACGGCACCGAGAAGCCTCTTACAGGTCTCAAAGTTATGGGCTCCCTGCACATGACAATCCAGACCGCTATGCTTATCAAAACCCTGCACGCTCTTGGTGCAGACATCCGTTGGGCTTCCTGCAACATTTTCTCCACTCAGGATCACGCAGCAGCAGCAATCGTTGATTCCGGTATGGCAAAAGTTTTCGCATGGAAAGGCGAATCTCTTGAAGAATACTGGTGGTGCACCGAGCAGGCACTTACATGGCCTGACGGTTCCGGTCCTGACCTCATCGTTGATGACGGTGGCGACGCGACTATGCTCATCCACAAAGGTGTTGAAGCTGAAAAAGACGATTCCATCGTTAAAAAAGCATACGACAACAAAGAATTCCAGATTGTAATGGATCGCATCGCTCTGTCCCTTCAGGAAAACCCTGGAAAATGGACTCGCATTGCTAAAAAAATCAAAGGTGTTTCTGAAGAAACCACCACTGGCGTTCACCGTCTCTACCAGATGGAAAAAGAAAACGCTCTTCTCTTCCCTGCAATCAACGTTAACGACTCTGTTACCAAGTCCAAATTTGACAACCTCTACGGTTGCCGCGAATCTCTTGCAGACGGTATCAAACGTGCTACCGACGTAATGATCGCTGGTAAATCCGTAGTTGTTCTCGGTTACGGCGACGTTGGTAAAGGTTGTGCTCAGTCCATGCGCGGCTTTGGTGCTCGCGTTGCTATTACTGAAATTGATCCAATTTGTGCGCTTCAGGCTGCAATGGAAGGCTACGACGTAGTCACACTCGAAGACATGGTTGGTTCAGCAGACATTTTTGTGACCACTACCGGTAACTTCAACGTTATCACCGGCGCTCACATGGAAATGATGAAAGACGAAGCTATCGTTTGTAACATCGGTCACTTCGATAACGAAATCGAAATGGCATACCTCGAAGGCGATAACGGTTGTACCGTTCTCAACATCAAGCCTCAGGTAGACAAATGGACTCTCCAGTCCGGTCGCACCATCATCGTGCTCGCAGAAGGTCGTCTCGTTAACCTCGGTTGCGCAACAGGTCACCCTTCTTTCGTTATGTCCAACTCCTTCACCAACCAGGCTCTTGCTCAGCTCGAGCTTGCTGCTAACGACTCCCTCGAGAACAAAGTTTACACTCTTCCTAAACACCTCGATGAAGAAGTTGCACGCCTCCACCTCGATCGTCTTGATGCTAAACTCACCAAGCTTACTGAAGCTCAGGCTGAATACCTCGGTATCGACCAGAACGGTCCTTTCAAAGCAGATCACTACCGCTACTAA
- a CDS encoding dissimilatory sulfite reductase D family protein encodes MEESTKIIVDFIESKSKNKSKFYFNDFLPLFPDMKPRAVKKILSELVKTEVMEYWSSGSTTMYGLKGAGKQASAEHED; translated from the coding sequence ATGGAAGAATCAACTAAAATTATTGTTGACTTCATTGAGTCCAAATCTAAGAACAAATCTAAATTTTACTTCAACGATTTCCTTCCGCTCTTTCCGGATATGAAACCTCGTGCTGTAAAAAAGATCCTCTCAGAGCTCGTTAAAACTGAAGTAATGGAATACTGGTCCTCAGGTTCCACTACCATGTACGGTCTCAAAGGTGCTGGCAAACAGGCTAGTGCTGAGCACGAAGATTAA
- the dsrA gene encoding dissimilatory-type sulfite reductase subunit alpha: MAKHATPMLDQLETGPWPSFVSDIKQEAATRAANPKGLDYQIPVDCPDDLLGVLELSYNDGETHWKHGGIVGVFGYGGGVIGRYCDQPEQFPGVAHFHTVRLNQPAGKYYTTDFLRQLCDIWDLRGSGLTNMHGATGDIVLLGTTTPQLEEVFWEVTHNLNNDLGGSGSNLRTPAACLGESRCEYACYDTQAASYNLTMEYQDELHRPAFPYKFKFKFDGCPNGCVAAMARSDFSVVGTWKDSIKIDQEAVAAYVAGEFKPNAGAHSGKDWGAFDIEAEVINRCPSAAMKWEGGKLAIDRSECVRCMHCINTMPRALRIGDERGASILCGAKAPILDGAQMSSLIIPFIEASGDFEEIKEVIENIWDWWMEEGKNRERLGETMRRLSLQKLLEVTGQTPTAHNVQEPRHNPYIFFKEEDVPGGWDRDINAYRKRHQR; the protein is encoded by the coding sequence ATGGCGAAACACGCAACTCCGATGTTGGATCAGCTCGAAACTGGCCCTTGGCCAAGTTTTGTCTCCGACATTAAGCAGGAAGCAGCAACGCGTGCTGCTAACCCTAAAGGCCTTGATTACCAGATCCCTGTAGATTGTCCTGACGATCTCCTCGGTGTTCTGGAACTTTCTTACAACGACGGTGAAACTCACTGGAAACACGGCGGCATCGTAGGCGTATTCGGTTACGGCGGCGGCGTTATTGGTCGTTACTGTGACCAGCCTGAGCAGTTCCCTGGCGTTGCTCATTTCCACACCGTACGTTTGAACCAGCCTGCTGGTAAATACTACACCACTGATTTCCTTCGTCAGCTCTGTGACATCTGGGACCTCCGTGGCTCTGGTCTTACCAACATGCATGGTGCAACTGGTGATATCGTACTTCTTGGTACAACAACACCACAGCTTGAAGAAGTCTTCTGGGAAGTTACTCACAATCTGAATAACGACCTTGGTGGCTCCGGTTCTAACCTGCGTACCCCAGCAGCTTGCCTCGGCGAGTCCCGTTGTGAATACGCATGTTACGATACCCAGGCTGCTTCTTACAACTTGACCATGGAATACCAGGACGAACTTCACCGTCCAGCATTCCCATACAAGTTCAAATTCAAGTTTGACGGCTGTCCTAACGGTTGTGTAGCTGCTATGGCTCGCTCCGACTTCTCAGTTGTTGGTACTTGGAAAGATAGCATCAAAATCGATCAGGAAGCTGTTGCTGCTTACGTTGCTGGCGAATTCAAGCCAAACGCAGGCGCACACTCCGGTAAAGATTGGGGCGCATTCGACATCGAAGCTGAAGTTATCAACCGTTGTCCTTCTGCAGCAATGAAGTGGGAAGGCGGCAAACTCGCTATCGATCGTTCCGAATGTGTTCGTTGTATGCATTGCATCAACACTATGCCTCGTGCTCTGCGTATCGGTGACGAACGTGGCGCTTCCATCCTTTGTGGTGCGAAAGCTCCTATTCTCGACGGTGCACAGATGTCCTCCCTCATTATCCCATTCATTGAAGCTTCCGGAGATTTCGAAGAAATCAAAGAAGTTATTGAAAACATTTGGGATTGGTGGATGGAAGAAGGTAAGAACCGTGAGCGCCTTGGTGAAACCATGCGTCGTCTCTCTCTCCAGAAACTTCTCGAAGTTACTGGTCAGACCCCGACTGCTCACAACGTTCAGGAGCCTCGTCACAACCCATACATCTTCTTCAAAGAAGAAGACGTACCTGGTGGTTGGGACCGTGACATCAACGCATACCGCAAGCGCCACCAGCGCTAA
- a CDS encoding YbhB/YbcL family Raf kinase inhibitor-like protein, translating to MRYLLACFVITALLFSTANAADFTLTSPDVQNGERLSIKQVFNGFGCTGDNVSPSLEWKNVPAETKSFAVTLYDPDAPTGSGWWHWVVFNIPASIQSLPANFGTDQSPLLPATTIQSRTDFGTKGFGGACPPQGDKPHRYQFTVYALDVDRLDLPSGAPAAMVGFYLHQHTIAKAQIIATYSR from the coding sequence ATGCGATATCTATTAGCTTGTTTTGTTATAACAGCTCTTTTGTTCTCTACCGCGAATGCTGCAGATTTCACTCTGACAAGTCCGGATGTACAAAATGGAGAGCGTCTTTCAATCAAACAGGTTTTTAACGGTTTTGGTTGTACGGGGGATAATGTATCTCCGTCCCTTGAGTGGAAGAATGTTCCAGCCGAAACCAAAAGCTTTGCTGTTACACTGTATGATCCGGATGCACCGACCGGAAGCGGTTGGTGGCATTGGGTCGTGTTTAACATTCCGGCATCAATCCAGTCTTTACCTGCTAATTTTGGGACGGATCAGTCTCCTTTGCTTCCTGCCACTACTATTCAGTCTAGAACGGACTTCGGGACAAAAGGATTTGGTGGCGCGTGTCCTCCTCAGGGAGATAAGCCTCATCGATACCAATTTACCGTTTACGCATTGGATGTAGACCGTCTTGATCTTCCATCGGGGGCTCCCGCTGCGATGGTAGGATTTTATTTGCACCAGCACACTATTGCCAAGGCGCAAATCATAGCAACTTACAGTAGGTAG
- a CDS encoding FUSC family protein — translation MLFPGSRQRTEFIKYGVKTALAALLSYVLASLTDPDLGFWAVISAVIVMQRNVAASMQMCGYRLVGTAIGATMGMTALYLVPPTDHGRLAGFLVTVGLCAYLKRYTNRFSMAAITVTIVMLAPQASGDYIQYALFRVAEISIGVCSTFIVALLIWPHHASEELKERLQEQFTRCADKFELIIDSFMALKCDTCKGMLIDLEDEIHYNRELFRGYLRHERLFVDDDSAMLDIKIETLVQSVEHLRAMLHVVHELRDSDYCIIMEAEIRKVVKESQDVMRAIGRNVIPDNRKLQQALFSADKRLEHLREEGMIQRITMRDMMQIVSFYHSAQQLGEDLIISIKKQNKYKRV, via the coding sequence ATGTTGTTTCCAGGTTCGCGCCAGCGAACAGAATTTATCAAGTATGGTGTAAAAACCGCACTTGCTGCACTTCTTTCTTATGTTCTAGCATCACTTACTGACCCGGACTTGGGTTTCTGGGCTGTTATTAGCGCTGTTATTGTTATGCAGCGTAACGTTGCCGCGTCTATGCAGATGTGCGGGTACCGTCTTGTGGGTACTGCCATCGGTGCGACAATGGGCATGACAGCTCTATATCTTGTTCCGCCTACAGATCATGGTCGCCTTGCAGGATTCCTCGTAACAGTAGGGCTTTGCGCATATCTTAAGCGTTATACAAACCGCTTTTCTATGGCTGCTATCACCGTCACCATCGTTATGCTCGCTCCGCAAGCCTCTGGTGACTACATCCAATATGCCCTCTTTCGCGTAGCAGAAATTAGCATCGGTGTGTGTTCAACATTCATCGTTGCGCTTCTTATCTGGCCACACCATGCAAGCGAAGAACTTAAAGAGCGCTTGCAGGAACAGTTCACGCGCTGTGCAGATAAATTCGAACTCATCATAGACTCATTCATGGCTCTCAAGTGTGATACCTGTAAAGGCATGCTTATCGATCTTGAAGACGAAATTCACTACAATAGAGAATTGTTTCGTGGTTACCTGCGTCATGAGCGGTTATTTGTTGATGACGATTCAGCCATGCTCGATATTAAAATTGAGACTCTCGTGCAAAGTGTAGAGCACTTGCGTGCCATGCTGCATGTTGTGCACGAACTCCGAGACAGTGATTACTGCATCATTATGGAAGCTGAAATTCGTAAAGTGGTGAAAGAATCGCAGGATGTAATGCGTGCGATCGGGCGAAATGTTATTCCTGACAACCGCAAGTTGCAGCAAGCTTTGTTCAGTGCAGATAAGCGGCTGGAACATCTGCGTGAAGAAGGGATGATTCAGCGTATCACTATGCGCGACATGATGCAGATTGTAAGCTTTTACCACAGTGCCCAACAGCTTGGTGAAGATTTGATTATCTCTATTAAGAAGCAGAATAAGTACAAACGCGTTTAG
- a CDS encoding metalloregulator ArsR/SmtB family transcription factor: protein MSTILPVFKALADETRLRLLHVLNRYELSVNELVTILEMGQSRVSRHLKILTGAGLLTSRRDGLWVFYSAPPEGEGREFIDAVAAFIDEDETLDSDMEMAATIIEERVRKTKQFFNAIAEDWDQLNREVIGDFDLPGAILERMPRCKVAVDLGCGTGTLLERMLERSLNIIGVDGSPRMLELAKRRLVEDEDRISLRIGDLEHLPLRDGEADFATINMVLHHLSHPGKSLKEIRRVLRKGGLLVLADFDKHDNEKMRADYGDRWLGFDMTNLALKLTEAGFALRQSSLHPVRNGLTIHLIVAENTQ, encoded by the coding sequence ATGTCGACCATCCTTCCTGTATTCAAGGCGCTGGCAGATGAAACCCGCCTGAGATTACTGCACGTTCTCAACAGGTACGAGCTTAGCGTAAACGAGCTTGTTACCATTCTGGAAATGGGGCAGTCCCGCGTATCACGCCATCTTAAAATCCTCACAGGCGCAGGCCTTTTGACCTCTCGTCGCGATGGATTGTGGGTTTTTTACAGTGCACCACCAGAAGGCGAAGGAAGAGAGTTTATTGACGCTGTTGCAGCGTTTATTGACGAAGATGAGACTCTTGATTCCGACATGGAAATGGCTGCGACCATTATTGAAGAACGTGTTCGTAAAACGAAGCAGTTCTTTAATGCCATCGCCGAAGACTGGGATCAGCTCAACCGCGAAGTTATCGGTGATTTCGACCTACCGGGTGCTATTCTCGAACGTATGCCACGCTGCAAAGTAGCTGTGGACTTAGGCTGCGGAACAGGAACCCTGCTTGAGCGTATGCTTGAGCGCTCGCTGAACATTATTGGCGTAGATGGTTCCCCACGTATGCTGGAGCTTGCAAAACGCAGACTGGTTGAAGACGAAGACCGTATTTCTTTACGGATCGGCGATCTTGAACATCTTCCATTACGTGATGGCGAAGCAGATTTCGCCACCATCAACATGGTGTTGCATCACCTTTCCCACCCGGGAAAATCCCTGAAAGAAATCCGACGCGTTCTCCGCAAAGGCGGCCTGCTTGTGCTTGCCGACTTTGATAAGCACGACAACGAAAAAATGCGTGCAGACTACGGTGACCGCTGGCTTGGTTTTGACATGACAAATTTAGCGCTGAAGCTCACAGAGGCAGGCTTTGCATTACGTCAAAGCTCGCTACACCCTGTGCGCAACGGACTGACAATTCATCTTATTGTAGCTGAAAATACACAATAA
- the dsrB gene encoding dissimilatory-type sulfite reductase subunit beta, whose product MAFISSGYNPAKPMEGRITDIGPREFTEFLPPVIKANKGKWAYHEILEPGVLVHVGESGDKVFTVRVGAARLMSVTHIREICEIADKHCDGHLRFTTRNNVEFMTDSEEKLAALKEDLSSRKFDGGSHKFPIGGTGAGITNIVHTQGWVHCHTPATDASGPVKAVMDSVFSDFQNHRLPAPVRISLACCINMCGAVHCSDIGLVGIHRKPPMIDHEWTDQLCEIPLAVASCPTAAVRPTKIELDGKKVNTIAIKNERCMYCGNCYTMCPALPISDGEGDGVVIMVGGKVSNRISQPKFSKVVVAYIPNEMPRWPTLTEKVKLIIDIYADNAMKYERLGDWIERIGWEKFFELTGFEFTEHLIDDFRDHAYYTWRQTTQFKF is encoded by the coding sequence ATGGCATTCATCTCTTCCGGTTACAATCCAGCGAAACCAATGGAAGGCCGTATCACTGATATTGGCCCACGCGAATTCACAGAATTCCTTCCTCCAGTAATCAAGGCAAACAAGGGCAAGTGGGCTTACCACGAAATCCTCGAGCCTGGTGTATTGGTTCACGTTGGCGAATCCGGCGATAAAGTATTTACCGTTCGTGTAGGTGCTGCTCGTCTTATGTCTGTTACTCATATTCGCGAAATTTGCGAAATTGCTGACAAACATTGTGACGGCCACCTCCGCTTTACTACTCGTAACAACGTTGAATTTATGACTGACAGCGAAGAAAAACTCGCTGCTCTTAAAGAAGATCTTTCTTCTCGTAAATTCGATGGTGGTTCCCACAAATTCCCTATCGGTGGCACCGGTGCTGGTATTACCAACATCGTTCACACTCAGGGTTGGGTTCACTGCCACACTCCTGCAACTGACGCTTCTGGCCCAGTTAAAGCTGTTATGGATTCAGTTTTCTCTGACTTCCAGAATCACCGTCTGCCTGCACCAGTTCGTATCTCCCTCGCATGTTGTATCAACATGTGTGGTGCGGTACACTGCTCCGACATTGGCCTTGTTGGTATCCACCGCAAGCCACCAATGATCGACCACGAGTGGACTGATCAGCTTTGTGAGATTCCTCTCGCAGTTGCTTCTTGTCCTACCGCTGCTGTTCGCCCTACTAAGATCGAACTCGACGGTAAGAAAGTTAACACCATCGCTATTAAGAATGAGCGTTGCATGTACTGTGGTAACTGCTACACTATGTGTCCTGCTCTTCCTATCTCCGATGGCGAAGGTGACGGCGTTGTAATCATGGTTGGTGGTAAGGTTTCTAACCGTATCTCCCAGCCTAAATTCTCTAAAGTTGTTGTAGCGTACATTCCTAACGAAATGCCTCGCTGGCCTACACTTACTGAGAAAGTAAAACTCATCATCGATATCTACGCTGACAACGCTATGAAATATGAGCGTCTTGGCGATTGGATTGAACGCATTGGTTGGGAAAAGTTCTTCGAACTTACCGGCTTCGAGTTCACCGAGCATCTCATTGATGACTTCCGTGACCACGCTTACTACACCTGGCGTCAGACTACCCAGTTCAAGTTCTAA
- a CDS encoding helix-turn-helix domain-containing protein → MPIDTIAQKILQIIGSPPAEGHNSIFPLSTVYSTTQHTMRSVIAPQTIALLVLQGTKILTLQAESIRLHVGDMFMIPPQIEFTVENIPEADTGQYLALCLTFDEKMLARVGALKNNESNLSPQRASMFRFLMTSDLDAAIETVLNSIANYPQNHHLRSLYQEAVLTIIGEETSCVPYLWEQAQSWQARCAFLFSMDPGYRWTITEVAERLGVGERSLRRHLQAEDIGFRELLQATRLNAALNRLQLGTENVGEVAYRCGYESASRFAGLFKQRFGITPSELLRAYAVSEYSLTES, encoded by the coding sequence ATGCCTATAGATACAATTGCTCAAAAAATTTTGCAGATAATCGGCAGCCCTCCTGCAGAAGGGCATAATTCCATTTTCCCACTCAGTACGGTTTATTCCACCACGCAACACACTATGCGGTCTGTAATAGCCCCTCAAACTATCGCCCTACTTGTCCTGCAAGGTACTAAGATTCTTACATTGCAAGCAGAGTCTATTCGTCTTCATGTTGGTGATATGTTTATGATTCCTCCGCAGATAGAATTTACAGTGGAGAACATTCCTGAAGCTGATACAGGGCAGTATCTTGCTCTATGTTTGACCTTTGATGAGAAAATGCTGGCGCGCGTCGGTGCGTTGAAAAATAACGAAAGTAATCTTTCTCCTCAACGAGCTAGTATGTTTCGTTTTCTCATGACTTCGGATCTGGACGCAGCAATAGAAACCGTTCTTAACTCCATTGCTAATTACCCGCAAAATCACCACCTGCGCTCTTTGTATCAAGAAGCGGTTTTGACCATCATAGGAGAGGAGACCTCCTGTGTGCCTTATTTATGGGAGCAAGCACAAAGTTGGCAGGCTCGCTGTGCCTTCCTCTTCAGTATGGATCCTGGATATAGATGGACAATCACAGAGGTCGCGGAACGTCTTGGTGTTGGTGAAAGGAGTCTTCGACGTCACTTGCAGGCAGAGGACATTGGTTTTCGAGAACTTTTGCAAGCGACACGGCTTAATGCTGCTTTGAACAGGCTGCAATTAGGCACAGAAAACGTGGGAGAAGTTGCTTATCGTTGCGGTTATGAATCCGCTTCACGTTTTGCCGGACTTTTCAAACAGCGCTTTGGCATTACCCCTAGTGAATTATTACGGGCTTATGCCGTTTCCGAATACTCTTTGACCGAATCATGA